In Candidatus Thermoplasmatota archaeon, the following are encoded in one genomic region:
- a CDS encoding DEAD/DEAH box helicase: MEHPLLKDGYIEKRDYQVNIARSCSKSPTLVVLPTGMGKTVIATLVIADRMGDGRKILLLAPTKPLVAQHAKSLTTFMRSPNLVQFTGEVPPPSRVDLWREHDIIVSTPQVIENDLESGRIDLADVSLVIFDEAHRAVGDYAYVPIGRACKERKMLTLGMTASPGSDPAKILEVCDNLGIVGVEIRTDYDPDVVNYIHDIDVSYIGVEVPENMKEIIAHLRKALDKQVQQLRDYGFLEPDKPVTRRALLDVQKEVQRRLATGEKNYKLYRAATLQAMAMKTDYAIEFAESQGIDALREYFTRMVEESKQKGAKRAAKQIMKSFEVLQAMGLTKGDDFDRPKLRKVIEILTRQFRDKRDSLAIVFTHYRDTSETVTRELSKIGGLRPVRFVGQSSRGKDRGLKQKEQVEVIRKFERGDCNVLVATRVAEEGLDIPSTDLVIFYEPVPSEIRMIQRRGRTGRKRPGKVVVLGSKATRDEWYHLSAKRKEQRMHRELEILRQELKQSIFVGEPGQETFADAGDRIGDLRRRLERKREKRTAEDGKQASLSDY; this comes from the coding sequence GTGGAACATCCTCTTCTCAAGGATGGCTATATCGAGAAGAGGGACTATCAGGTGAACATCGCCAGGTCCTGCTCGAAGAGCCCCACGCTCGTCGTTCTCCCCACGGGGATGGGGAAGACGGTCATTGCCACTCTCGTCATCGCGGACAGGATGGGCGACGGTCGGAAGATACTCCTCCTTGCCCCCACAAAGCCCCTTGTGGCGCAGCACGCGAAGTCGTTGACGACCTTCATGAGGAGCCCGAACCTCGTGCAGTTCACTGGAGAGGTCCCGCCGCCCTCCCGCGTGGACCTTTGGCGGGAACATGATATCATCGTTTCGACTCCCCAGGTCATCGAGAACGACCTGGAATCGGGCCGCATCGACCTGGCGGACGTCTCGCTCGTCATCTTCGACGAGGCCCACCGGGCGGTCGGCGACTATGCCTACGTCCCCATCGGAAGGGCGTGCAAGGAGAGGAAGATGCTCACGCTCGGAATGACCGCCTCGCCCGGGAGCGACCCCGCCAAGATCCTGGAGGTCTGCGATAATCTCGGAATCGTGGGAGTGGAGATCAGGACGGACTACGACCCAGACGTGGTCAACTACATCCACGACATCGACGTCAGCTACATTGGCGTCGAGGTGCCCGAGAACATGAAGGAGATCATCGCCCACCTGAGGAAGGCGCTGGACAAGCAGGTCCAGCAGCTCAGGGACTACGGGTTCCTGGAACCGGACAAGCCCGTGACCCGGAGGGCCCTGCTGGACGTCCAGAAGGAGGTGCAGAGGCGGCTCGCGACCGGGGAGAAGAACTACAAGCTGTACAGGGCGGCGACGCTGCAGGCCATGGCGATGAAGACAGACTATGCGATCGAGTTCGCAGAGTCCCAGGGGATCGACGCTCTGAGGGAGTATTTCACCAGGATGGTTGAGGAGAGCAAGCAGAAGGGCGCCAAGAGGGCGGCGAAGCAGATCATGAAGAGCTTCGAGGTGCTCCAGGCGATGGGTCTGACGAAGGGGGATGACTTCGACCGACCGAAGCTGAGGAAGGTCATCGAGATCCTCACGCGGCAGTTCAGGGACAAGAGGGATTCCCTCGCGATAGTGTTCACCCACTACAGAGACACGTCCGAGACGGTTACGCGGGAGCTGAGCAAGATCGGGGGCCTCAGACCGGTGAGGTTCGTTGGGCAGAGCTCGAGGGGAAAAGATCGGGGCCTCAAGCAGAAGGAGCAGGTCGAGGTCATTCGGAAGTTCGAGAGGGGAGACTGCAACGTGCTTGTAGCCACACGGGTTGCAGAAGAGGGCTTGGACATCCCGTCCACCGATCTCGTCATATTCTACGAGCCCGTCCCGTCAGAGATCAGGATGATCCAGAGAAGGGGAAGGACAGGCAGGAAGAGACCCGGAAAGGTCGTCGTTCTTGGCTCCAAAGCGACAAGGGACGAATGGTATCACCTCTCGGCGAAGAGAAAGGAGCAGAGGATGCACAGAGAGCTCGAGATACTCAGGCAGGAGCTCAAGCAGAGCATCTTCGTGGGCGAACCAGGACAGGAGACCTTCGCCGACGCCGGGGACAGGATCGGCGATCTGAGGAGGAGGCTGGAGAGGAAGAGAGAGAAGCGCACCGCGGAGGACGGGAAGCAGGCCTCGCTGAGCGACTACTAG
- a CDS encoding M6 family metalloprotease domain-containing protein — MRRILAVLLATVLIAIPLNFTIENEDPDPPFGPILMPPNPEVYGSTPAPEFREYPRTRGTRSVGTEEIIVILVEFTDFGHQVTNTQAKFQTLMFSTTSGESSLHNYYDEASYGQLSVVGNSSAWYTVSNPMSEYGADSLSGTDDANGPVYRLVTDAVLLADADIDFSEYDNDGDGIVDHLAVVHAGQGQESSPNTNTIWSHRWAVVDSDMSAPGNQELMVDGVQVYWYTMQSESSPMGVFAHEFGHDLGLIDLYDTESDSEGIGPWGLMGQGAWLGSPAGSEPAHPCAWSKIELGWVVPFEVLTPLVAEDIPQVETSGAIYKLPIADTPAGEEYFLIENRQRVGFDSALPGGGLLIWHVDESVDSNDNQFHRRVDLEEADEVNGENPTQATDPWFDSEEGFTPTSIPDSGTYANARSGWKVRNISASNTTMTADITREVEDDLAVTAVTSKTTAEVGETLTIRATIENKGTNNRTDFNVTLTVYDEAYEPQSELFNNTIIVSSLLSRAVTNLTWMYTPSDIGKILFEVLVDPSDDEIPENNDRIVHSTVSTVYFFDDVESGSTIWETNSAGEVYRWEIVDDATAGGGSFSTTHSWKLGFFGDGGGTLPSKRLYLQTANISVPGGGPVYLSFFHKYFLGELQEREGFAISKTDRSNVTISVDGGAWITLDMFEFSQNSWELSLYDISSDISPAGSDVRIRFDIYVRVLPKSGGWWIDDIALLANPPQEGLVLRIYEDTDSVNPGGYAGFLLKLTNVGDTTDTFRFGIDVLITGWSAYLSQNASDVRPVGDFEMSLGRDEEAIIFLTIQTAEDTPRGTEHLATLTAMSMGDTRKEDAVTFTTVIRQDPLFELLMKAFYYGIIFLIVLVVVAVIVNVLRQHKNKPKYPGY; from the coding sequence ATGAGACGCATTCTGGCGGTTCTGCTGGCGACCGTGCTCATCGCCATCCCACTGAACTTCACTATCGAGAACGAGGACCCCGACCCCCCATTCGGGCCCATCCTGATGCCCCCGAACCCTGAGGTGTACGGCTCAACGCCCGCCCCGGAGTTCAGGGAGTATCCGAGGACGAGGGGCACGCGATCGGTCGGAACGGAGGAGATCATTGTCATCCTCGTCGAGTTCACCGACTTCGGCCATCAGGTAACGAACACGCAGGCGAAGTTCCAGACCCTCATGTTCAGCACCACGTCGGGCGAGAGCAGCCTCCACAACTACTACGACGAGGCCTCATACGGTCAGCTGAGCGTCGTCGGTAACTCCTCGGCATGGTACACGGTCTCGAACCCGATGAGCGAGTACGGGGCCGACAGCCTCTCTGGCACGGACGACGCCAACGGACCCGTCTACAGGCTGGTGACGGACGCTGTGCTGCTCGCCGATGCTGATATCGACTTCAGCGAGTACGACAATGACGGGGACGGGATAGTGGACCATCTGGCTGTGGTGCACGCCGGACAGGGACAGGAGTCCTCGCCGAACACCAACACGATCTGGTCGCACAGATGGGCCGTCGTGGACTCGGACATGTCCGCTCCCGGGAACCAGGAGCTCATGGTGGACGGAGTGCAGGTCTACTGGTACACGATGCAGTCGGAGTCCTCCCCGATGGGCGTGTTCGCTCACGAGTTCGGACATGACCTCGGATTGATCGACCTCTACGACACCGAGAGCGACAGCGAAGGTATCGGGCCGTGGGGCCTCATGGGGCAGGGTGCCTGGCTGGGTTCCCCCGCAGGTTCCGAGCCCGCGCATCCGTGCGCCTGGTCCAAGATCGAGCTGGGATGGGTGGTGCCCTTCGAGGTGCTCACACCGCTCGTGGCGGAGGACATACCCCAGGTCGAGACCTCGGGCGCGATCTACAAGCTTCCCATTGCGGACACGCCGGCGGGAGAAGAGTACTTCCTGATAGAGAACAGACAGAGGGTCGGCTTCGATTCCGCGCTCCCGGGAGGCGGTCTCCTCATCTGGCACGTGGACGAGAGCGTGGACAGCAATGACAATCAGTTCCACAGGAGAGTGGACCTGGAGGAGGCGGACGAGGTGAACGGCGAGAACCCGACTCAGGCGACCGACCCTTGGTTCGACTCGGAAGAGGGCTTCACGCCGACCTCCATTCCAGACAGCGGCACCTACGCGAATGCCAGGTCTGGATGGAAGGTGAGGAACATCTCCGCCTCGAACACTACCATGACGGCCGACATCACGCGGGAGGTCGAGGACGACCTGGCTGTCACGGCGGTCACTTCGAAGACGACTGCGGAAGTGGGAGAGACCTTGACGATAAGGGCCACGATCGAGAACAAGGGGACGAACAACAGGACGGATTTCAACGTCACGCTCACGGTCTACGATGAGGCGTACGAGCCGCAGTCGGAGCTGTTCAACAACACGATCATTGTGTCCTCCCTTCTGAGCCGAGCGGTGACGAACCTCACTTGGATGTACACCCCTTCCGACATAGGGAAGATCCTTTTCGAGGTCCTCGTGGACCCTTCGGACGACGAGATACCGGAGAACAACGACAGGATAGTCCATTCAACTGTGAGCACTGTCTACTTCTTCGACGACGTCGAGAGCGGGAGCACGATATGGGAGACGAACTCGGCGGGAGAGGTTTACAGATGGGAGATCGTGGACGACGCAACGGCGGGAGGTGGAAGCTTCAGTACGACGCACTCCTGGAAGCTCGGGTTCTTCGGAGACGGAGGGGGGACACTGCCTTCAAAGCGACTGTACCTGCAGACGGCCAACATCTCGGTCCCGGGAGGGGGGCCCGTGTACTTGAGCTTCTTCCACAAGTACTTCCTCGGAGAGCTACAGGAGCGGGAGGGGTTCGCGATAAGCAAAACGGACCGCTCGAATGTCACAATCTCTGTTGACGGCGGTGCTTGGATAACCCTTGATATGTTCGAGTTCTCGCAGAACTCGTGGGAGCTGAGCCTGTACGATATCTCCTCCGACATCTCCCCCGCGGGGTCGGACGTTCGCATACGCTTTGACATATACGTGAGAGTATTGCCCAAGTCCGGCGGGTGGTGGATCGACGACATCGCGCTGTTGGCGAACCCCCCGCAAGAAGGACTCGTTCTGAGGATCTACGAGGACACGGACAGCGTCAATCCTGGCGGCTACGCCGGATTTCTGTTGAAGCTCACCAACGTCGGGGATACGACCGACACGTTCCGGTTCGGGATAGATGTCCTCATCACCGGATGGAGCGCATACTTGAGCCAGAACGCATCGGATGTGCGACCTGTCGGCGACTTCGAGATGAGCCTGGGAAGGGACGAGGAAGCGATCATATTCCTCACTATCCAGACCGCGGAGGACACGCCGAGGGGCACGGAGCACCTAGCGACCCTGACTGCGATGTCCATGGGGGATACTAGAAAGGAGGACGCGGTCACCTTCACGACCGTGATCAGGCAAGACCCCCTCTTCGAGCTCCTGATGAAGGCGTTCTACTACGGCATCATCTTCCTCATCGTCCTGGTGGTCGTTGCGGTGATCGTGAACGTCCTCAGACAGCACAAGAACAAACCTAAATATCCCGGCTACTGA
- a CDS encoding 30S ribosomal protein S7, which yields MLLFNEYDLSEVVIRDKGLGRYINLDPVVIPHTFGRHADKQFGRAKTNIIERLINNMMRTGSYTGKKNKSYAVVRKALKIIQERTKTNPVQIFVQALENAAPREEITRLRFGGINVPRAVDISPSRRLDVVLRNICKGAVAASHKNRKPAEQCLAEEIMLASKGDMNSFAVSKKDEAERVAASAR from the coding sequence ATACTCCTGTTCAACGAATATGACCTCTCCGAGGTCGTGATCAGAGATAAGGGCCTCGGGAGGTACATCAACCTCGACCCAGTCGTCATCCCGCACACTTTTGGGAGACACGCGGACAAGCAGTTCGGGAGGGCGAAAACCAATATCATCGAGAGGCTGATCAACAACATGATGAGGACGGGGAGCTACACCGGGAAGAAGAACAAGTCATACGCCGTAGTGCGGAAGGCCCTGAAGATAATCCAGGAGAGGACGAAGACGAACCCGGTCCAGATCTTCGTTCAGGCTCTGGAGAACGCGGCACCGAGGGAGGAAATCACTCGATTGCGCTTCGGTGGGATAAATGTCCCGAGAGCAGTTGATATATCCCCTTCCAGAAGGCTTGACGTGGTCCTCAGGAACATCTGCAAGGGCGCCGTTGCGGCGTCGCATAAGAACAGGAAGCCCGCGGAGCAGTGCCTCGCCGAGGAGATCATGCTGGCCTCGAAGGGAGACATGAACTCGTTCGCGGTATCCAAGAAGGATGAAGCCGAGAGGGTTGCCGCTTCAGCGCGATAG
- a CDS encoding 30S ribosomal protein S12, whose amino-acid sequence MARGLYAGRKLQKDRGRFRWNDRYYKRRMLRLREKSDPLEGAAQAKGIVLEKVGIEAKQPNSAIRKCVKAQLIKNGRQITAFAVGDGAINFIDEHDEVLVEGIGGRMGRSYGDLPGVRFKVIKVNDVSLDELVRGRKEKPIR is encoded by the coding sequence ATGGCCAGAGGTCTTTACGCGGGAAGAAAGCTCCAGAAGGACAGGGGCAGGTTCAGATGGAACGATCGCTACTACAAGAGGCGGATGCTCAGACTGAGGGAGAAATCCGACCCGCTGGAGGGCGCTGCGCAGGCCAAGGGCATCGTGTTGGAGAAGGTGGGCATTGAGGCGAAGCAGCCCAACTCCGCAATCAGGAAATGCGTCAAGGCTCAGCTCATAAAGAACGGCCGCCAGATAACGGCTTTCGCGGTCGGGGATGGAGCAATCAACTTCATAGACGAACATGACGAGGTGTTGGTGGAGGGAATCGGCGGTAGAATGGGTCGATCCTATGGCGACCTGCCCGGTGTCAGGTTCAAGGTCATCAAGGTGAACGATGTCTCCCTGGATGAGCTTGTGAGGGGAAGAAAGGAGAAGCCGATAAGGTAG